The following proteins are co-located in the Escherichia fergusonii ATCC 35469 genome:
- the wcaA gene encoding colanic acid biosynthesis glycosyltransferase WcaA — translation MKDNPLISIYMPTWNRQQLAIRAIKSVLRQDYSNWEMIIVDDCSTSWEQLQQYVTALNDSRITYIHNDINSGACAVRNQAIMLAQGEYITGIDDDDEWTPNRLSVFLAHKQQLVTHAFLYANDYVCQGEVYSQPASLPLYPKSPYSRRLFYKRNIIGNQVFSWAWRFKECLFDTELKAAQDYDIFLRMVVEYGEPWKVEEATQILHINHGEMQITSSPKKFSGYFHFYRKHKDKFDRASKKYQLFTLYQIRNKRMTWRTLLTLLSVRNGKRLADGIRGR, via the coding sequence ATGAAAGACAATCCGCTGATCTCAATCTATATGCCGACCTGGAACCGCCAACAACTGGCGATTCGGGCGATAAAATCGGTCCTGCGCCAGGACTACAGCAACTGGGAGATGATTATCGTGGATGATTGCTCCACCTCCTGGGAACAGTTGCAACAGTACGTCACCGCCCTCAACGATTCGCGCATTACGTACATTCACAACGACATTAACAGCGGGGCGTGCGCGGTACGTAACCAGGCGATTATGCTGGCGCAAGGGGAATACATCACCGGGATCGATGACGATGATGAATGGACACCCAACCGCCTGAGCGTCTTCCTCGCCCATAAACAGCAACTGGTCACACATGCGTTCTTGTACGCCAACGACTACGTTTGCCAGGGCGAAGTTTATTCCCAACCGGCAAGCTTGCCGCTGTATCCCAAATCGCCGTATTCACGCCGCCTGTTCTACAAACGCAATATCATTGGTAATCAGGTGTTCAGCTGGGCGTGGCGTTTCAAAGAGTGCTTGTTCGATACCGAACTGAAAGCGGCACAGGATTACGACATCTTCCTGCGAATGGTGGTGGAGTACGGCGAACCGTGGAAAGTGGAAGAGGCGACGCAGATCCTGCATATCAATCACGGCGAAATGCAGATCACCTCGTCACCGAAAAAATTCTCCGGGTACTTCCACTTTTATCGTAAGCACAAAGACAAATTCGACCGCGCCAGCAAAAAATATCAGTTGTTTACCCTCTACCAGATCCGCAATAAACGCATGACCTGGCGCACCTTGTTGACGCTGCTGTCGGTGCGTAACG
- the wzc gene encoding tyrosine-protein kinase Wzc, producing the protein MTEKVKQHAAPVTGSDEIDIGRLVGTVIEARWWVIGITAVFALCAVVYTFFATPIYSADALVQIEQSSGNSLVQDIGSALANKPPASDAEIQLIRSRLVLGKTVDDLDLDIAVSKNTFPIFGAGWDRLMGRQNETVKVTTFNRPKEMADQVFTLNVLDDKNYTLSSDGGFSARGQAGQMLKKEGVTLMVEAIHASQGSEFTVTKYSTLGMINQLQNSLTVTENGKDAGVLSLTYTGEDREQIRDILNSIARNYQEQNIERKSAEASKSLAFLAQQLPEVRSRLDVAENKLNAFRQDKDSVDLPLEAKAVLDSMVNIDAQLNELTFKEAEISKLYTKAHPAYRTLLEKRQALEEEKAKLNGRVTAMPKTQQEIVRLTRDVESGQQVYMQLLNKEQELKITEASTVGDVRIVDPAITQPGVLKPKKGLIILGAIILGLMLSIVGVLLRSLFNRGIESPQVLEEHGISVYASIPLSEWQKARDSVKTIKGVKRYKQSQLLAVGNPTDLAIEAIRSLRTSLHFAMMQAQNNVLMMTGVSPSIGKTFVCANLAAVISQTNKRVLLIDCDMRKGYTHELLGTNNVNGLSEILIGQGDITTAAKPTSIAKFDLIPRGQVPPNPSELLMSERFTELVNWASKNYDLVLIDTPPILAVTDAAIVGRHVGTTLMVARYAVNTLKEVETSLSRFEQNGIPVKGVILNSIFRRASAYQDYGYYEYEYKSDAK; encoded by the coding sequence ATGACAGAAAAAGTAAAACAACATGCCGCTCCGGTAACGGGCAGTGATGAAATCGATATTGGTCGCCTGGTCGGCACCGTCATTGAAGCGCGCTGGTGGGTAATTGGCATCACCGCCGTATTCGCCCTCTGTGCTGTGGTTTACACCTTCTTCGCTACGCCGATATACAGCGCCGACGCACTGGTACAAATCGAGCAAAGCAGCGGCAATTCGTTAGTGCAGGATATCGGCTCGGCGTTAGCCAACAAGCCGCCAGCATCGGACGCCGAGATCCAGTTGATTCGCTCGCGTCTGGTGCTCGGTAAAACGGTGGACGATCTCGACCTCGATATTGCTGTGAGCAAAAACACGTTCCCGATTTTCGGTGCGGGCTGGGATCGCCTGATGGGACGCCAGAACGAGACGGTGAAAGTGACCACCTTTAACCGCCCGAAAGAGATGGCGGATCAGGTGTTTACGCTTAATGTGCTTGATGACAAAAACTACACTTTGAGCAGCGACGGCGGCTTTAGCGCTCGTGGGCAAGCGGGTCAGATGCTGAAAAAAGAAGGCGTCACGCTGATGGTTGAAGCTATTCACGCCAGCCAGGGCAGTGAGTTTACCGTCACTAAATACTCCACGCTGGGGATGATCAATCAACTGCAAAACAGCCTGACGGTAACAGAGAATGGCAAAGACGCTGGCGTACTGAGCCTGACTTATACCGGTGAAGATCGCGAACAGATCCGCGACATTCTTAACAGTATCGCCCGTAACTATCAGGAACAAAATATTGAGCGCAAATCGGCGGAAGCGTCGAAAAGCCTCGCCTTCCTCGCGCAACAGTTACCAGAAGTACGCAGCCGCCTTGATGTTGCTGAAAACAAACTGAATGCCTTCCGTCAGGATAAAGATTCTGTTGATCTGCCGCTGGAAGCGAAAGCGGTGCTTGATTCAATGGTGAACATCGACGCGCAGTTGAACGAACTGACCTTTAAAGAGGCGGAAATCTCCAAGTTGTACACCAAAGCTCACCCGGCGTACCGCACGCTGCTGGAGAAACGTCAGGCGCTGGAAGAAGAGAAAGCCAAACTTAACGGTCGCGTAACGGCGATGCCGAAGACTCAGCAGGAAATTGTGCGTCTGACGCGCGATGTCGAGTCTGGTCAGCAAGTCTATATGCAACTGCTGAATAAAGAGCAGGAGCTGAAAATCACCGAAGCCAGCACCGTCGGCGATGTGCGCATTGTTGACCCGGCAATCACCCAGCCTGGCGTGCTAAAACCGAAGAAAGGGCTGATTATCCTCGGCGCAATTATCCTCGGCCTGATGCTCTCTATCGTGGGTGTGCTGCTGCGCTCGTTGTTTAATCGCGGCATCGAAAGCCCGCAGGTGCTGGAAGAACACGGCATCAGCGTCTATGCCAGCATCCCGCTGTCGGAATGGCAAAAAGCGCGCGATAGCGTCAAAACCATCAAAGGGGTTAAACGCTATAAACAGAGCCAGCTACTGGCGGTGGGGAATCCAACCGATCTGGCGATTGAAGCCATCCGCAGTCTGCGTACCAGTCTGCACTTCGCGATGATGCAGGCGCAGAACAATGTGTTGATGATGACCGGGGTTAGCCCGTCAATCGGTAAAACCTTTGTCTGCGCTAACCTGGCGGCGGTGATCAGTCAGACCAATAAACGGGTGTTGTTGATCGACTGCGATATGCGCAAAGGCTACACCCACGAGCTGTTGGGCACCAATAACGTCAATGGCCTGTCGGAAATTCTGATTGGTCAGGGCGATATTACTACCGCTGCTAAACCGACCTCTATTGCCAAATTTGACCTGATCCCGCGCGGCCAGGTGCCGCCAAATCCTTCTGAACTGTTGATGAGCGAACGCTTTACCGAACTGGTGAACTGGGCGAGTAAAAACTACGACCTGGTGTTGATTGATACGCCGCCGATTCTGGCTGTGACCGATGCCGCAATTGTCGGGCGTCACGTCGGAACCACGTTAATGGTGGCGCGTTATGCGGTCAACACCTTGAAAGAAGTGGAAACCAGTCTGAGCCGCTTTGAGCAAAACGGAATTCCGGTGAAAGGGGTGATTCTGAACTCTATCTTTCGCCGCGCCAGCGCGTATCAGGATTATGGCTATTACGAATACGAATATAAGTCGGACGCGAAATAA
- the wzb gene encoding low molecular weight protein-tyrosine-phosphatase Wzb, which yields MFNNILVVCVGNICRSPTAERLLQRYHPELKVESAGLGALVGKGADPTAISVAAEHQLSLEGHCARQISRSLCRNYDLILTMEKRHIERLCEMAPEMRGKVMLFGHWDNECEIPDPYRKSRETFAAVYTLLERSARQWAQALNAEQV from the coding sequence ATGTTTAACAACATCTTAGTTGTCTGTGTCGGCAATATTTGCCGTTCCCCGACGGCGGAACGCTTACTGCAACGTTATCACCCTGAGCTGAAAGTGGAGTCCGCTGGACTCGGTGCGCTGGTCGGTAAGGGCGCTGACCCTACCGCTATCAGCGTCGCCGCAGAACATCAACTGTCTCTGGAAGGTCACTGTGCCCGTCAAATCAGCCGCAGCCTGTGTCGCAACTACGACCTGATTTTGACCATGGAAAAGCGCCATATCGAACGCTTATGCGAGATGGCACCTGAGATGCGCGGCAAAGTGATGCTGTTTGGTCACTGGGATAACGAATGTGAAATCCCCGATCCGTATCGCAAAAGCCGGGAAACGTTTGCAGCGGTGTACACATTACTTGAACGGTCTGCCCGCCAGTGGGCGCAGGCATTGAACGCAGAGCAGGTATAA